A window of Acidobacteriota bacterium genomic DNA:
GGGCTCAACTGCAGGACGCGCTGGAACTCCTGCACCGCGCTCGGAAAGTCGTTCAAACGGAAGTAATCGATGCCGAGCAGATAGTGCACCGGGACGGAGTCCTTCTCGGTGTCGAGGGTCGATCGCAGTTTTTCTACCGACGCTGCATACCGCCCGTGCTGGCTGTCTTCGATTGCCTCCGAGATGCGCTCGTAGACGCGGATACGGTCCTTCGGATCGGGCAGCTTGTCGCTGGGGGCCGCCTGGCTCTTCCCGCCGGAGAAGCCCGCATAGCCGAGTGATTTCAGCCGCTCCATCAGTGCCGGATCGAGGCCGGTCTTCTCGGCCAGTTCGCGGTCAGGCAAATACTGGCGGATGGTCGACTGCAACCTGCCTTGCATCTCCTCCGCCACCGCCTTTTTCTCCGCGAACAGGTTATGAAGTTCATGCGGGTCGTTGGCCAGGTCGTAGACCTCCGGTTTGGGCGCCGCGATGAAGTGATATCCGCCGGCTTGCAGCCCGCGCAACTCGCTCCAGTCGAAGTGCAGACGCGGCAAGAGCGTTTCGGAATAGAGAACACTCTCCCGTTCGGGCTTCGTGCCACGAAGAAGCGGTAGCAGGCTTCTGCCTTGCACTCCGCTGGGAACGTCCACCGCCGCCACGTTCAGTATCGTGGGCAGCACGTCCACCAGCGAGACATCGTCCGCTACAACCCGCGCCTTGCCGGGCGATGCGCCCGCCGGCAGCTTCGCGGGTAGCTTAAAGATGAGCGGCACGTGCAGTGTGCTGTTGTAGATAAAGAAGCCATGCGTCTTCTCGTCATGCTCGCCCAAGCCTTCTCCGTGGTCGCCAAGCAGCACGATCATGGTGCGCTGGTACAGGTCCTTCCGCTTGAGCGCGCTCACCAGCCGCCCGACCTGCGCGTCGGCGAACGCGATCTCGCCGTCATAAGGGTTCGACTTGTACTGCTCGCGGAACGGGGAGGGTGGACGATACGGGTAATGTGGATCGTAGATGTGGACCCACAGAAGAAAACGCTGGGCGCCGTTCTTGTCCAGCCAGGCGAGCGCCTTATCGACCACCTCGTTGCCGGGGCGCTCCATCTCGTCGATGTTGGTTTCGAGCAGCCGGTTGAAATCGAAGTGGTCGTAGTAAAGATCGAAGCCCTGGTCGAGGCCGAAGCGCGAATCCAGCACCGCGGAACCCACCACCGCGCCCGTCCTATAGCCCGCTTGGCGCAGCACTTTGGCCAGCGTGGGTTGCTGCGCGCTCAGCTTGTTGCCGCTGAAGTCGTGCATCCCATTCGTGGTCGGATAAGTGCCGGTCAGCAGCGCGGAATGTGCCGGAAGAGTGATGGGGACGGGCGTGAACGCCCGCTCGAAGCGGACGCCCTCTTTGGCGAGCGCGTCGATGTTGGGCGTTCTGATGGCCTTGTACCCGTAGCAGCCGAGATGGTCGGCACGCAGGGTATCGATCGTGATCAGGACCACGTTCGGTGGCGGCCCCGCCGACCACGCTCCGGTGGTGAGGAACAGAAGCAGCACTACAAACCTGAGCAACGGCAGTCGTTGGCGTGGCGTCAGGGCGCGCGCAAGGGGATGACGGGGTCTCGTAGGCATCGCTGGACCGCGATTATATATGCCGCAAATACCCGCCTGCCGCGCGGTCCCGGGCGGACGCTGTGCTAGGCTGCCGAGCATGGGAGTCCGTCGCCTCGCCATCCTCTCCCTGATCTTGTGGACCGCGACCGCAGGGGCGCAGTCGAAACGCCTGCCCGACGTCTATCTTGTCACCATCGACACGCTGCGCGCCGACCACGTCGGTTGCTATGGCGACACTCGAGTGCAGACTCCAGCGCTGGATCGCCTGTGCAAGGATGGGCTGCGTTTCGCACAAGCGTTTACTCCCAGCCCCATCACCAACAGCTCGCACGCCAGCATCCTGACCGGACTCATGCCGAGCACACACGGCGTGACCGACTTTGCCGTCCCGCTGCGTTCCGGCAGGCCGACCCTGGCTGAGATGCTGCACGGCGCCGGCTATCACACCGCCGCCTTCATCGGGGCGGTGATCCTGGACAGCCGCACGCTAGCGCCCGGCTTCGACCGCGGTTTTGACTTCTATTTCAATTTCCCGGGAAGACCTGCCGGCAAGTCCCGCTATGGCCGCGTCGAGCGACGCGGCATGACCGTCGTCCAACGCGCCGAGCAGTGGATTGCTCAAGCTCGCGGACCACGCTTCGCGTGGGTGCATCTCTACGATCCGCACGATCCCTACGACCCGCCGCCGCCATATTTGGCGCGTTACCGTGACCGTCCTTATGACGGTGAGATCGCCTATGCCGATTCCGCCCTCGCGGAGTTCCTCCGCTTCCTCGACCGGCGCGGTCTCTACCGGGACGCGATCATCATCGTGGTCGGAGACCACGGTGAAGGCCTGGGCGAACACGGCGAAGATACGCACGGCATCTTCCTCTACGACTCCACCCTGCACGTGCCGCTCATCGTGAAGCTGTCGCGGCACGAGAGCAGCGGCGCCGTCATCGCTGCTCAAGTGCGCACCATCGACATAGTCCCTACGCTGGTCGACGTGCTGCAGCTTCCGGTCACAAGTCAATTCGAAGGCGCCACACTTCGGCCGTTCTGGTCGGCACACGGCGCGGTGGATCGCGTTGCTCTCGGCGAGACCGATTATCCGCTGCGCTTTGGTTGGGCGCCGCTGCGCTCCGTCCGTTCGGGCGCCTTCAAATACATCGAGGCGCCGCGTCCCGAGCTTTACGACCTGAACGCGGACCGCGGCGAATCGATAAATATCTACCAGCCTTGGGTGCCCGAGGTACAGCGACTGCGGAAAGTGCTGGCGGATGCGGATCTGCGCCCGGGCGCAGCGCAAGCGTCGGCCGTGCCGCCGGC
This region includes:
- a CDS encoding sulfatase-like hydrolase/transferase, with amino-acid sequence MGVRRLAILSLILWTATAGAQSKRLPDVYLVTIDTLRADHVGCYGDTRVQTPALDRLCKDGLRFAQAFTPSPITNSSHASILTGLMPSTHGVTDFAVPLRSGRPTLAEMLHGAGYHTAAFIGAVILDSRTLAPGFDRGFDFYFNFPGRPAGKSRYGRVERRGMTVVQRAEQWIAQARGPRFAWVHLYDPHDPYDPPPPYLARYRDRPYDGEIAYADSALAEFLRFLDRRGLYRDAIIIVVGDHGEGLGEHGEDTHGIFLYDSTLHVPLIVKLSRHESSGAVIAAQVRTIDIVPTLVDVLQLPVTSQFEGATLRPFWSAHGAVDRVALGETDYPLRFGWAPLRSVRSGAFKYIEAPRPELYDLNADRGESINIYQPWVPEVQRLRKVLADADLRPGAAQASAVPPATVAELRALGYLGNDPGVTTANPGSLLPDPKDKIAEQNLLHRAMLADEDGNLAATRAALHKVLELDPSSPTGLLQYGDLELRAGNHREAAGLLARAREVRPDDAGAAWSLGRALYQLGEYGQARQALESSLKLRSGQFEARILLASTCTHLGDLAAAEDQLEAAILLEPRDAGARKQLGSVRFLKKDYDGALAALDEAARLAPRDASIYDELGRVYRAHAKPVLAQQAEARASRLRTQGSVNMGSKGKPPRD
- a CDS encoding sulfatase-like hydrolase/transferase is translated as MLLLFLTTGAWSAGPPPNVVLITIDTLRADHLGCYGYKAIRTPNIDALAKEGVRFERAFTPVPITLPAHSALLTGTYPTTNGMHDFSGNKLSAQQPTLAKVLRQAGYRTGAVVGSAVLDSRFGLDQGFDLYYDHFDFNRLLETNIDEMERPGNEVVDKALAWLDKNGAQRFLLWVHIYDPHYPYRPPSPFREQYKSNPYDGEIAFADAQVGRLVSALKRKDLYQRTMIVLLGDHGEGLGEHDEKTHGFFIYNSTLHVPLIFKLPAKLPAGASPGKARVVADDVSLVDVLPTILNVAAVDVPSGVQGRSLLPLLRGTKPERESVLYSETLLPRLHFDWSELRGLQAGGYHFIAAPKPEVYDLANDPHELHNLFAEKKAVAEEMQGRLQSTIRQYLPDRELAEKTGLDPALMERLKSLGYAGFSGGKSQAAPSDKLPDPKDRIRVYERISEAIEDSQHGRYAASVEKLRSTLDTEKDSVPVHYLLGIDYFRLNDFPSAVQEFQRVLQLSPDYALATFYLGLAYANAGDVENAITMLQRTLELDATNFAAAYNLGAAYLHKQMVPEAMAAFRKSVTINPEYAPA